Proteins found in one Holophagales bacterium genomic segment:
- a CDS encoding cyanophycinase, which produces MTRSRLLLSLALLAALSSAALGGDAPAKGHLVLIGGGDKPPEVMRKFVELAGGKDAPIVMIPTASSEPDAASYYEKLFREEHGCTNAVSLDIRKKADAQRADWTDLARKARGIFFGGGDQIRITNALLGTPVGDAIAAAFASGAVVGGTSAGTACQSERMITGEGNFSQVATRSVELWTGLGFLPPGVVVDQHFIRRQRQNRLLSVILENPDLLGVGVDEETAIWVRPDGTFQVLGRSGVMVFDAQGGRVSRKPRDTGQDLLGVHALKLHLLLPGETYDLFTRTVGGAR; this is translated from the coding sequence ATGACACGTTCCCGCCTCCTCCTCTCGCTCGCCCTCCTCGCCGCACTTTCCTCCGCCGCCCTCGGCGGCGACGCGCCGGCGAAGGGGCACCTCGTCCTCATCGGCGGCGGCGACAAGCCTCCCGAAGTGATGCGGAAGTTCGTCGAGCTGGCGGGCGGCAAGGACGCCCCGATCGTCATGATCCCGACGGCCTCCTCCGAGCCCGACGCCGCCTCGTATTACGAGAAGCTCTTCCGCGAGGAGCACGGCTGCACGAACGCCGTCTCCCTCGACATCCGGAAGAAGGCCGACGCCCAGCGCGCCGACTGGACCGACCTCGCGAGGAAGGCCCGGGGCATCTTCTTCGGCGGCGGCGACCAGATCCGGATCACGAACGCCCTTCTCGGCACGCCCGTGGGCGACGCGATCGCCGCCGCGTTCGCCTCCGGGGCCGTCGTCGGCGGGACCTCCGCCGGCACCGCCTGCCAGAGCGAGCGGATGATCACCGGCGAGGGAAACTTCTCCCAGGTCGCCACGCGCAGCGTCGAGCTCTGGACCGGGCTCGGCTTCCTCCCCCCCGGCGTCGTCGTCGACCAGCACTTCATCAGGCGCCAGCGCCAGAACCGGCTCCTCTCCGTGATCCTCGAGAACCCGGACCTCCTCGGCGTCGGCGTCGACGAGGAGACCGCGATCTGGGTCCGCCCGGACGGCACGTTCCAGGTCCTCGGCCGCAGCGGCGTCATGGTCTTCGACGCACAGGGCGGTCGGGTCTCCCGCAAGCCTCGCGACACGGGCCAGGACCTCCTCGGCGTCCACGCCCTGAAGCTCCACCTCCTCCTCCCCGGCGAAACCTACGACCTCTTCACCAGAACCGTCGGAGGCGCCCGATGA